GATCAGTGTGACTTGAACTTAGAACATCCCAGTTTCCTCATTCCAAATTAGAATATAGGATCTGTGATGCCCCATATTTCTATTGTATTCTAATCCTGGCCAGTGTCAAAGTCTCCTTCTAGGTTTGTAGGGGAATAACACACTGAATGTAGGTGGTAGTTCATAAATCCTTTTTTCCAGTGAAGGTGGTTAGTGTTGTtacaggttttttggttttgtttgtttgtttgttgcaaGACCCTTACTTAAGACTAACTCCCAAACAACATTGTGAAGCTGTACCTCAGTCACTAGGCTAGAAGAAATCTAAGGAGTAGAGGCTTAATGACCTCAAACTGGGgctatctctctttctatctaaATTAGTATAACTTTGCTGcattttgctgctgttgttggtttttgtaaattctcatctcagtAATTTATAAATGTTACACAAAGGACATATGATTAAAACATGGGGATTAATAACTTCAGAAAGATGAGTTTTGACTAAGAGGAAGGAACATGGAGAAAAAACATTTCAGTCCAGAAAACATCTTTTTACAAAAGTTCAAGATATGAAAACACCCAACATCCTGTTGGAgataagagggaaagaagaatcaGTGGGACCCATGAAAgtcaaaaagaaatcaacaaaaaagTACGAGTGATGGAGACCCATGGGTGGTTGTCGGTGCTGGGGTGTGACAGGCTAAGAACAGAAACAAAGTATGAGGAACTTAGTGGGACGGTGAAATGGGCTAGACTTCAAGGAAGAGCTTTTGAGTTTTGCACTTTCTGGCAGAGAGTGAGCAGAGGTAGGCCATGACAAGTATTGCCTCAGATCCATATGGCAATGCAAATGTGTAGGTTAAGGCACTCATAATCTCAGTGGTCATTGTATACAATCTCTACActatacattttttcccctaggTCTAAAAATATCTGAGCATTGGATTTCTTTTCAGTAAGAATTGATAGGGGCTTTAAGAAGGCCTAGTTTCAAAGAGTGAAAATAAGTgaacaaaattatatttacactatagtacaatttttttttttttccatcgaCTCCACAGTGTTGTGGACTCAGAAGTAACTCCCAACAAGAATGATGTTTTACATGCTGCTTATGGTGGTGGAGAGGTGAGTATCATGGTCTGTAGGACAGAGCAATAAATATAATTCTGGTAATCCTCTGTACATTTAAAGTCAGGGAATATTTCAATGGATTCATTCTCATTTTGTTGGgttgaataaaattaaataaaagcacaCAGTACCTGATTAAGGAGCAAAAAGATTTTAGGCTTTGGTCAAGCACATAAAAAGGGCCTAATGAGAGGAGGAATATATGTTACAATTTTCTGCCTTCAGTTGCTCAACTAGATTCTATTAGTGGAGTTTTCTAAAAGATTTGGACCATATTTCCAACTTAGATATTATTAGAGTTCATCGTAACTTAAATCTCTGTACTGGCTTACACCAAATTACCTAACCTTCCAGCCTAAAATCAATGTACCTAGATGTTTTCCTGGTGCTATATATTTAAACACACACTGTAGCCCACTCTTGAAAGCAGAACTTTGTTCAAAGCAAGTACCCTCAGTATCCAGCATAAAGCTTGCACAGTGAAATATTCCTTGAAAATTTGGGGTTGATTATGAAcccagtgtacaagggttccacATTAAGTCATAATTGGCTTTGTGTTGGGGCAGTATGTGCCAACTGGTGAAATCAGGCACAGAAGAGAGTAAGAGTTTCTTGTATCAACAGCGTAACAACTGATCACCCACCTGTTATTCAAAACAGTAGAACGCCAGGGAGGACTTTTCTAATGCTGGAATAGAGGCGTGCCCTTGCCTTGATGTCCTTATTGGAGAAAATGTCTACAGCAGATCTGATGGAGAATCTGAGGGAAGAACTGACCTGTTTCATCTGCTTGGACTATTTCACCAGCCCCGTGACTACTGAGTGTGGGCACAGTTTTTGTCTAGTGTGTCTCCTGAGGAGCTGGGAGGAACACAACACTCCTTTATCCTGTCCTGAATGCTGGAGGTCCTTGGAGAGCCCACACTTCCAGCCCAATGAGCGTTTGGGGAGGTTGGCTGGCATCGGCAAGCAGCTCCGATCCCAAGTGCTGCAGAGTGAGGGTGAACAAGACATCAATGGGAGAATGCTGGCAGGCACTAAGGTGTTCTCTGAGGATGGGCAGGGTGTAAACATTTTCTCAACTCAGTGTCATGGAATAAACAGATCGCATCCCTTGAGTGAGGCTGAAGAGCGTCACAAAGTAAGATTGGCTGCTCAGTATACATCTCAGAATACAAATCCTGTTCCATCATTTATTCCCATAATATTCTCTATTGGTGACGATTACGTGTGCTGGTCTCCAGGCACCAGACCACAAACTTGGTGTGGATCCTGCCTCACCCTTTGTGTTAGATCCCGCTCATCTTGTGTTCACTGGTCTTTGAGGTTTCTTCACAAGCTGGTGCTCTGCTCATTTGCCACAGAGAATTTGTTTCTATTGCAGGAGAAACTCCAGGAAATCCTAAATCTTTtgcataaaaagagaaaggaaacacaggTTGTATTAACCCATGAGAAGGAGAGAGTAATACTGTGCAAGGTCAGTATCTGTCTTACTTTTGGGTCTTGTAGGTGATTCTATGAGGGAGACTGGAGGGGTACTTAGTGAAATACGAGGGGAACAAGACACAATTTTCTAATCACAGTCCTACAGTATGCAGTGTCCTTAGTTTGGGCTGTCTGCTTCTGCTTGTCCACCTGGGAATCCCAATACTCAGTTCAAACAATTCCCCCATCCCCAGgcctgcttatttatttatttttttccttcttggtccACCCATACAACTTGATGTCTACCTCTATTATGGCTCTGattataattacttaaaattataagTTATAGACAACATAGGACGAAAATCCGTAGAAAAGGAATATCTCAAACGCTTTTGGGAAAAAAGAgagtgcaaattaaaaaaaaaaaaaaaaaaagacaaagggaaataaaggccAAATAATAGTTTGGATTAATACACCTGAACAAATGCTTGACTTTGTCACAGATTTGAAGTTGAGGTGTTTAACAAAGACCTAACTGTTtagttaaatacttaaaaaatatgtgtatctGATTCTCCCAATACACTGAGTTCTTAAATGGGAGTGTTTGTGATGTGCATCTCTATTTCTAGGATGTGATCCAATGTCTACTTTCATTGGATATTTAGTAAATATCCACTAGAATGACAGCCTTCTGGGAATAGaagatttggttttgtttactatGGTGTATTTTGTACCAAAATATCATGTTATCTACCCCATTACTTAATACTTATGTGGTACTTAATTACTTAATACTTAATATATGTTGTGTGTCAGGCTTCAAAACTTGTCACAGAACTCTAGGACTTTGTAAGGATTGAAAATCTACATAGGCATTTCTGCTGCTAACTTTATTATAtcatttcctgtgtgtgtgtgtgttgacggCAGGAAGAGACAAAGGCCTGTAAACAGGTTGTTGTGTCAGAATATGCAAAAATGCACCAGTTTttgaaggaggaggagcagctACAGCTCCAGTTActggaaaaggaggaaagagagaacatgaagaaACTAAGGGACAACGAGATCAAGCTGACCCAACAAACAAGAAGCCTGAGCAAAATGATTGAACAGATAGAATCCACATGTCTGAACTCCATTATAGAATCTTTTgaggtaaggggcacctgggtggctcagtgcgttaagcctctgccttcgactcaggtcatgatctcagggtcctgggatcgagccccacatcgggctctctgctcagtggggagcctgcttcctcctctctctctgcctgcctctctgcctacttgtgatctctctctgtcaaataaataaataaaatctttaaaaaaaaaaaaaaagaatcttttgagGTAAgaatgttgggaaaaaaaatcaatggaataaCAACAACAGTGTGTAGTAACCCATAAATTTTCAAGCCATGTAaaataaggttttctttatttacccGGGAAACTAAGTTCTGGCCCCCAAACAGTTTTCCttgagaattaattttttttttttttaagatttatttatttatttgacacagagaggggagagatagcaagagagggaacacaagctgggggagagggagaagcaggcttcctgctgagcagggagcccgatgtggggcttgagccctagaccctaggatcatgacctgaactgaaggcagtcacttaatgacTTAGCAAGCCAGGCACCCAGAGAATTAATATTCTATAGTGTAAATAAAGtcttgaagagaaagagaaaagaaaacaaaaacaaaacagtggaaTACCTACCTAAACCAAGCCTGATGAAGAGTCCCATTTCTGCTCTGCTTGCTTGTCTGCAACTTCAGCTTCATCCATTATTTTAAGTTTAATGAACATTTCCTAGGTGCTGCTGGCACATTAAATTCCCTCGTCACAAAGACCTGATGAAGTTAATTATTGTTATATGCACTACAGGTGATTGTTGTCTACGATGTGGGTTTATAGCGGCCCTCCTTCAATAATTCAGACCCATGGCAGTTAGGAAATTTGCCCGTCAGATAGCTAATTGGTGATCGAAATGAGGTATTCGGTATGGAGCCCGGATTCTTCATCTTTGCTTGGTGGCCTTCCTGGACTCCTGCTTTATTCTCCGGGGCCTCTTTAAACACGAGCTGTGGGACCTGGCTGCAGCTGTCTCCTTCCTAGACTTGCTGGTGATTTTCCAGCAACCCACTCCACCTGCACACAGGCTTTGCCTCAGCGCTCAGAGGGCCCCTTGTTTTTGCCCATCTTTGACTCTCTGAGGCAACAGAGACTCCCCCGGGTTCCTACGTCAGCATCAGGTTCTCTTGACAAAGTGAtgctatgaggaaaaaaaaggacaaagtagTCTTGTGATGTGATCATGTGAGAACCATCCCCTGTTCGTAGGagacccctgccccccagcccggGAAGAAGCTGGGGATGTTTTCCTACCACATGCTCGCCCACTCAGGGTGTTCTAAAGCCATGGAAAGTGGCTTCTGTGAGATTACCAAGGATTAGATTCTGACTCTGGATTCTGGCTTTGCTAGAGATTGAAGTGCACAGATACTAACcctctttcttttattcccttAGGATGTGAAAGGCACCCTGGAAAGGTAGGTGTGCATTCCATGTCCAGTGGACCTGTGGGTATGAGTTATAGGGCTGCACTGCTGTGCAGATcaggttgggagaggggggatgACAGTGTCCAGCTGTTGGGGCAAAACGAGCGGGACCCTCATGTTGGAGCAGGTCACACGGTCCGTGCAGGGGACAGAGAGTGATGGTCTCTGTCCTCTTGCAGGACTGAGCCACTCTTGCTTCAGTGTCCAGAGGCCACCACCACGGAACTGACTCTCTGCCGCATCACTGGAATGAGGGAGATGCTAAAAAAATTCAGCAGTAAGTCAGTCTGATTTGCCAAACCTCCAGGGATTTGCGGAGTTAACTTCAGGGTGTACTAAGGAATGCAAAATCGAGCTTTAAGGCAGCTTCCTCTGACATAGACTGTTCACCATCTGCGTGCCAGGCTCTCTCACAAAGGCACCCTGAGTCAGCAGGAATCATCAGGAAGGGCTGGGGCCACAGACCCTCTCTGTTCTGGAGCAGACAGAAGCACACTCGATTGATGTCTCATCTGCCTTTGTTTTCTGTCTAAGAAGCCCTGGCacttcctttgtttgtttttatggttctgttttgtccatttcttcccctTGCCTATACACACACACCTCAGGGGTTTCTGCATTTCTACCTCTGTTCTTGTCAGCATAAAAGCTACTTAAACTTGAAAGTTCTCAT
The DNA window shown above is from Neovison vison isolate M4711 chromosome 11, ASM_NN_V1, whole genome shotgun sequence and carries:
- the TRIML1 gene encoding probable E3 ubiquitin-protein ligase TRIML1, producing MSLLEKMSTADLMENLREELTCFICLDYFTSPVTTECGHSFCLVCLLRSWEEHNTPLSCPECWRSLESPHFQPNERLGRLAGIGKQLRSQVLQSEGEQDINGRMLAGTKVFSEDGQGVNIFSTQCHGINRSHPLSEAEERHKEKLQEILNLLHKKRKETQVVLTHEKERVILCKEETKACKQVVVSEYAKMHQFLKEEEQLQLQLLEKEERENMKKLRDNEIKLTQQTRSLSKMIEQIESTCLNSIIESFEDVKGTLERTEPLLLQCPEATTTELTLCRITGMREMLKKFSTDITLDPATANAYLVLSEDLKSVRHGGVRQHLPDNPERFDQSATVLGAQIFTCGRHYWEVEVGNKTEWEVGICKDSVSRKGNLPKPPGDLFSLIGLKIGDDYSLWVSSPLKGQHVREPVHKVGVFLDYESGHIAFYNVTDESLIYSFPPASFQEALRPIFSPCLPNEGTNTGPLTICSLNSYV